The nucleotide window TTTACTAAACTTCCTGCTGCTTCTACACCTCATAATGCAGGGCCAACCATAATCGGTTAAACGTTTTATCAGTTTATTAACATCGTAAGCTCCGTCTGCAATAAAGATTTTAGGTTTGACATGAAACTCATTGCGCAATCTGCCAATAAATTTCAAAGTAAGTTCCGTAACAGAGCCGCTTTCCTTATGGTAAAAAGCAAACCCAATTGGAATTGTTAGATTATCTTTGTTCAAAAGAAATAACACCACTTTATATCCACGGCAATACCCCCCATTATTGAGAATTTTCAGCTTTCTTGTTATATGTTTAAGGCCATACTTGCCATTAATAGTTTCATCTGCTATTAAATTCCATCCATTTTTACAGAATTTCTTTATAAATTCCGGAATTACAATCACATCTTTGTTCTTGATGTTTGTAAATTCTGTCAGTAATTCGGCGTAAACTCTTTTGGGAATTTGTGAAGAATGAAATTTACCGAAAGTAAGGATTTGCTTGATAAAAAGGTGTGTTGCTTGTAACATAATATATACCTCTATTTTGGAGTTTGGACACTTCTAAAATAGAGGTTTCATATATTTTTTGCAACCTTATTTAAAATTCAGTATAAGATAAAATCATATATCGGTTACTTCCGTTGATTGATATATT belongs to Elusimicrobiota bacterium and includes:
- a CDS encoding transposase, with translation MLQATHLFIKQILTFGKFHSSQIPKRVYAELLTEFTNIKNKDVIVIPEFIKKFCKNGWNLIADETINGKYGLKHITRKLKILNNGGYCRGYKVVLFLLNKDNLTIPIGFAFYHKESGSVTELTLKFIGRLRNEFHVKPKIFIADGAYDVNKLIKRLTDYGWPCIMRCRSSRKFSKTPLKKLIPRGFGEVKGELNNKTKVKVFRRKERYFITNRMLMNMQKAVKSYTSRWKVEESFRFLKSCIGIKRCQQHRTISQEIFIWMCLIAFAHFSYQESISEVSMYKLYDNVIFGIQDFDLSLLKELFTMS